The window TTGATGTTCCTGGAATAAGTGACCGGGACTCCCGCGGGCACCGTGCGGAAGCCCTGAAGGTTGCGGATGCACAGTGCCTGCCCGAGTTCCTGGTCTGGCAAGAGACGTGAGGGGAGTGGCACGTCTCTGCCACCAGCGCCCGCAACACTGGCAGCCAGAATGGCAAGGGCACAGATCATCTTACGCAGCATGGTCGTCATTGTATAGGTGGCTTGTTGGCGATGTCCCAGTAATACAGAATCGCTTCGTTACGGCTACTCAGGACCCGTTGCGCAGTTGAGGTGAATTGGGCAGAGTAGGGGCATGCTTCAGGTGTCGCGCCTCATGCAGCGTCCCCGGTCCTTCGAGTCGCTCTGCGGCCTGAATCCCAGTGAGTTCAGCATCCTCGCTGAACAGCTCGAGCCCCTGTGGACCCAGGCGCACCGCACGTCCCTCCTGCGGGAGGGACGAAGGCGCCGCATCGGGGCCGGCCGGCAGTTCAAGCTGGATGTTCCGCACCGCCTGCTGCTCACCCTGATGTACCTCCGGCATTACTTGCCCATGCATCTGTTGGGTGTGCTGTTCGAGATGGACGCCGCCAACGTCTGCCGGAACATCCACGCGCTGCTGCCCCTCCTGGAGCAGGCATTGCCTGCTCCTCTCCGCGCCCGGACACTGGACAGCCGCAAGGTCACGCCCGACGACGCCCCGCGTCGTCGGCTGCGCACCTTGGACGACGTCCTTGAAGCGTTCCCGGAGATCGCGGACATGATCATCGACGGGACCGAGCAGCCCCGAGGCCAACCCAAGAAGAAGAAGGGGAGTGGTCCTGGGAAGAACGCCGTGGGGCGGCCCAGGGACCAGAAGAAGTTCTTCAGCGTCAAGAAGGGCACCCACACCCTGAAAACGCAGGTGGCGGTCACTCCAGAGGGGCTCGTCGTACACCTCAGTGCGCCCGCCGGCGGGCGCACCCATGACATG is drawn from Deinococcus multiflagellatus and contains these coding sequences:
- a CDS encoding IS5/IS1182 family transposase — its product is MLQVSRLMQRPRSFESLCGLNPSEFSILAEQLEPLWTQAHRTSLLREGRRRRIGAGRQFKLDVPHRLLLTLMYLRHYLPMHLLGVLFEMDAANVCRNIHALLPLLEQALPAPLRARTLDSRKVTPDDAPRRRLRTLDDVLEAFPEIADMIIDGTEQPRGQPKKKKGSGPGKNAVGRPRDQKKFFSVKKGTHTLKTQVAVTPEGLVVHLSAPAGGRTHDMKVLKQSRLLPRLPRGSRVWGDRGYTGLDKLCPEHEVIVPRMRPRGGALSPEDRELNHQISKVRITVENVVCKLKKFRVCREFYRNDTRRHGLFWGCVAGLVNLRTMSRAPQFA